The Quercus robur chromosome 3, dhQueRobu3.1, whole genome shotgun sequence DNA segment CTGTAAATTCCTTTCTCTCTGCCTTGCCCACTCATCTTGTACCCACCAAAAGGAATTGCAGCATCAAAGGTATCAAAGCAGTTCACCCATACCGTCCCAACTCGTAATGCGCGTGTTAAAGTGTTAGCAGTGTCTATGTTGTGTGTAAACACCCCAGCAGCAAGCCCGTAGGGTGTGGAATTCGCTCTTCGAATCACCTCGTCAAGGTCCCTGAAATTATAATAAGACATTCAGAAAGTATTAGGATACTCTCTCCATTTAAAATGGATCAAGTTCATGactcaaattaaatattataaatctaaagGTACATCCAGTATCGTGTCTAAATGTAAAAGGGACTCAGTTTCTCACTTGAATTTCAAGATGGTCTGCACTGGACCAAATATCTCATCTTTTGCTATCAACATGTCATCCTGATATAAGTTACAGTCAGTTGCATTCATAAACCGTGTTTCAATCTTCGTGGTAAAATGATGGTAAAACTAAAAGGTACCTTAACATTTGAGAACACTGTGGGCTTAATGAAATAGCCCTTGTTGCCAAATCTCTCTCCCCCAGTTTCAAGGGTAGCTCCACTTTCAATACCAGAATTTATGTAATTcaggattttgtcaaattgatCTGAGTCAATCTGATTCATTGAGTAAGCAACATTTAGTATCACTAAAGTTAGCAAGCCAATTTATACTTGTAGTAAATTGAAGCAGAAAGAGACATTACTGGTATTGTCCAAGATTTTATGAAGCATTACATGCAAAAGGTAAAAGTTATAAATGGAGGTGAGGCTTTTCAAACAACTTTCAACATTGAAGATGTAAGATCAGTGCCAAGCATATAAACAAGACATTAAAAATCAATTCACATGAACAATTGTTGTTGATTACCTGAGGACCTTGTTCTATGCCCCCCTTGAATGGATCACCAACAGAACGATTCACAGCACGTGCCTTTGCTTTCTCTACAAACTCATCATATACACGCTCATGTACAAATGTACGAGATCCAGCACAGCAGCATTGTCCCTGCAGATTGGACAAAATCAAGAtcaataaaatgaattttaactTCTTTAAGACAAATCATAGTGTCAGAACAATCCTATGGTCAAACCTGATTAAAGAACAAAGCAAAGTGTGCAAGCTCAACAGCCTTATCTACATCAGCATCCTCACATACAATAAAGGGGGATTTCCCTCCAAGTTCCAAAGTAACTGGCTTTAGATTGCTTTTTGCTGCCAATTGAAGAACAACTTTTCCTGTAGCTGTTGATCCAGTGAAAGCAAGCTGCACAGAAATTACAGAGTGTGTAGGAGATATACAAGCAATTAAGCAATGATCTGTATATACAATATGAGAATATGTGTCCTGGATTGTTAGTATTCCCCctaatcatttcaaaatttcatggaataacaaataaatatccCAGTTGATTGCTAAACACCCTTACAAgaaatttttatctttcttgAGAGGCAAATTACATCTAATAGGAATGCAATCTTAATTCAGCTGAAGACCATGCCTCATGAAGTGGAGGTCACTGGTTCGACTCTTCTCCTTTTAACTCCTTAAGACCAATAAATCACTTGAACCAAAAGAAATATTTAGCCTACCTTATCCACATCCATATGACTGGCAATAGCTGCACCGGCAGTTGGACCAAAACCAGAGACCACATTTAGAACACCAGAAGGAAGTCCAGCCTGTCACAAAGATCATATGATCAATAGATGATAAAGAGAGCGCTTTTTGTTCAGAAAAAGATGAGTTAAGAcagtttattaaaatatattgtcCAAAATGAACAGAAGATTGAAAAATGTTAATACATATAAGCTTGTGCTAGTCCTctgctaaaaaaatttcaataattgtgatgtgatgtaaaatttttatcttcagtcaagctttaaaaaaaaacaaagactgATTGTATCAACCACAATCATGTAGCACCAGGTCCAATTCTTGTGAAAACTTAATTCAAAGAGAGAGGCTGAGAGAATATTTGCTATTTAGAACAGCGCAATGAAACATTAAGAATTTTCATGGTCGAGGCCCAATATGTAATTTGTGAAATTTGGTGACTTAAACAACCTTAAATGTAAACGCATAAGTCATAAAACATCAAtgtgaaaagaacaaaaattttgatcatGATCTACCTCATGCAGTAGCTTTGCTGCAAAGAGAGCAGACAATGGCGTCTGCTCTGCTGTTTTCATTACAATAGCGTTGCCACATGCTAATGCAGGCCCGACCTTCCAAGCAAACATGAGAAGAGGAAAATTCCATGGAATAATCTGGCCCGCAACACC contains these protein-coding regions:
- the LOC126718538 gene encoding benzaldehyde dehydrogenase, mitochondrial-like; the encoded protein is MASWRISSLLSRSFSSSSSSSSSATLFSRGRSTSNLSRGIYKYSTAAAVEDPINPPVKVNYTQLLIGGQFVDAASGKTFQTLDPRTGDVIANVAEGDAEDVNRAVATARKAFDEGPWPRMAAYERQRVLLRFADLIEQHNDELAALETWDNGKPYEQAAKIEVPMLARLMRYYAGWADKIHGLTVPADGPYHVQTLHEPIGVAGQIIPWNFPLLMFAWKVGPALACGNAIVMKTAEQTPLSALFAAKLLHEAGLPSGVLNVVSGFGPTAGAAIASHMDVDKLAFTGSTATGKVVLQLAAKSNLKPVTLELGGKSPFIVCEDADVDKAVELAHFALFFNQGQCCCAGSRTFVHERVYDEFVEKAKARAVNRSVGDPFKGGIEQGPQIDSDQFDKILNYINSGIESGATLETGGERFGNKGYFIKPTVFSNVKDDMLIAKDEIFGPVQTILKFKDLDEVIRRANSTPYGLAAGVFTHNIDTANTLTRALRVGTVWVNCFDTFDAAIPFGGYKMSGQGREKGIYSLNNYLQVKAVVTPLHNPAWL